The proteins below are encoded in one region of Hordeum vulgare subsp. vulgare chromosome 3H, MorexV3_pseudomolecules_assembly, whole genome shotgun sequence:
- the LOC123442227 gene encoding putative E3 ubiquitin-protein ligase SINA-like 6 yields the protein MVHVEAQLHPVHDVASFLIFEKSKATELLDCHACHLPLQPPIFACDDGHLMCSSCRGAHGEDCGRVTAHCRLADAYAGAVKLPCDYVKFGCEAGLIVCHDASDHRRACQYAPCYCPECAGPRGGDGGCDFSGSRQMLLDHISTEHSRPILVVRYGQPGKHSLPLTRRWHVFVGEEDMADLQRNLFLVVLDERDNSTVVSLVCVRADDDAPGAPQFSYKLAVEHTGSGARVTLELPVMTSNFLPGGTPWPDEVTSLSVPKAYLSGGAVPVTIHIDKHVPPPPPPRPPSPPAPATATVFKFTATDQGSKKRKSTNPRKL from the exons ATGGTACACGTTGAAGCCCAGCTGCATCCCGTCCACGACGTGGCGTCCTTCCTCATCTTCGAAAAAAGCAAGGCGACGGAGCTCTTGGACTGCCATGCCTGCCACCTCCCGCTCCAACCGCCTATCTTCGCG TGCGACGACGGGCACCTGATGTGCTCGTCCTGCCGCGGCGCGCACGGCGAGGACTGCGGCCGTGTCACCGCCCACTGCCGCCTGGCAGACGCCTACGCCGGCGCCGTCAAGCTGCCGTGCGACTACGTCAAGTTCGGCTGCGAGGCGGGCCTCATCGTCTGCCACGACGCCTCGGACCATCGCCGCGCTTGCCAGTACGCGCCCTGTTACTGCCCGGAGTGCGCCGGGCCCCGTGGCGGCGATGGCGGCTGCGATTTCTCCGGCTCCCGGCAGATGCTGCTCGACCACATTTCCACGGAACACTCCCGCCCCATCCTCGTCGTCCGCTACGGacagccggggaagcacagcctgCCCCTTACCCGGCGCTGGCACGTCTTCGTCGGCGAGGAGGATATGGCCGATCTGCAGCGTAACTTGTTCCTGGTTGTCCTGGACGAGCGCGACAACAGCACCGTGGTGTCGCTGGTGTGTGTGAGGGCTGATGACGATGCACCGGGCGCGCCGCAGTTCTCGTACAAGCTCGCCGTGGAGCACACCGGCAGTGGCGCGAGGGTGACGTTGGAGTTGCCGGTGATGACAAGCAACTTCTTGCCCGGTGGCACGCCATGGCCGGACGAGGTCACGTCTCTCTCTGTGCCAAAAGCGTATTTGTCTGGCGGCGCTGTCCCGGTCACCATCCACATCGACAAACacgttcctcctcctccgcctcctcgtcctccttctcctcctgctccggcAACCGCCACTGTGTTCAAATTCACAGCGACAGATCAAGGCAGCAAGAAACGAAAATCTACGAATCCGAGGAAACTCTAG